From Sphingopyxis sp. USTB-05, the proteins below share one genomic window:
- a CDS encoding TIGR02281 family clan AA aspartic protease, whose amino-acid sequence MLGRFLGLAVVIVVGSVGLAGIASRSSSNEVVDTPPVVSGNHDNWTTHKLRKERSLAAAEARGDSGRPSEVLLARSRDSHFYADTRIDGRNVRMLVDSGASVVALTRSDAEAIGINVDDLPVGGTASTAGGDVPMRMITLDSVEVEGIKIRDVQAAVIDSDMGISLLGQSFLSKLAAVNVEGDTMTLR is encoded by the coding sequence ATGTTGGGGCGCTTTCTTGGTTTGGCGGTGGTGATCGTGGTGGGTTCGGTCGGCTTGGCGGGCATTGCCAGCCGATCTTCTTCCAACGAGGTTGTCGACACGCCTCCCGTCGTTTCGGGCAATCACGACAATTGGACGACGCACAAGCTACGTAAGGAGCGGTCTTTGGCTGCGGCCGAAGCCCGTGGCGACTCGGGCCGCCCGAGTGAAGTGTTGCTCGCTCGTTCGCGCGATTCGCATTTCTATGCCGACACCAGGATCGACGGGCGGAACGTTCGTATGCTCGTCGACAGCGGCGCGTCGGTTGTCGCGCTGACCCGCAGCGATGCCGAGGCGATCGGGATCAACGTCGACGATCTTCCGGTCGGCGGGACCGCGAGCACCGCGGGCGGCGACGTGCCGATGCGGATGATCACACTCGACAGTGTCGAGGTTGAAGGGATCAAGATACGGGATGTTCAGGCGGCCGTAATCGACTCCGACATGGGCATCTCGCTGCTCGGGCAGAGCTTCCTGTCGAAGCTCGCGGCGGTGAATGTCGAAGGCGATACGATGACGCTACGCTGA
- a CDS encoding MBL fold metallo-hydrolase, which yields MNAPNPPMRAAIVPVTAFQQNCTLLWCTATNKAAFVDPGGDLPKLKEAVKQTGVEVEKILVTHGHMDHCGQAGMLAKELGVPIEGPHEDDRFWIEAFAEDGARFGMVGEAFEPDRWLVDGDKVTVGNLEIDVIHCPGHTPGHVVFHHGPSKLAIVGDVIFQGSIGRTDFPRGNHQQLLDSITQKLWPLGGDTTFLPGHGAHSNFAHERRTNPFVSDMALGTAD from the coding sequence ATGAACGCTCCCAATCCTCCGATGCGCGCGGCGATCGTGCCGGTTACCGCCTTTCAGCAGAATTGCACCTTGCTGTGGTGCACCGCGACCAACAAGGCGGCCTTCGTCGATCCCGGCGGTGACCTGCCCAAGCTGAAGGAAGCGGTGAAACAGACGGGAGTCGAGGTCGAGAAGATCCTCGTCACCCATGGCCATATGGATCACTGCGGACAGGCGGGAATGCTCGCGAAGGAACTTGGCGTGCCGATCGAGGGGCCGCACGAGGACGACCGCTTCTGGATCGAGGCTTTCGCCGAGGATGGCGCGCGCTTCGGCATGGTGGGCGAAGCGTTCGAGCCCGATCGCTGGCTCGTCGACGGCGACAAGGTCACCGTCGGCAATCTCGAGATCGATGTCATCCATTGTCCGGGCCACACGCCGGGGCATGTCGTCTTTCATCATGGACCGTCGAAGCTCGCGATCGTCGGCGACGTGATCTTCCAGGGTTCGATCGGGCGCACGGACTTTCCGCGCGGAAATCATCAGCAGCTTCTTGATTCTATCACGCAGAAACTGTGGCCGCTCGGCGGCGACACGACCTTCCTGCCCGGGCACGGGGCACACAGCAATTTTGCCCACGAACGCCGTACGAACCCGTTCGTGAGCGATATGGCGCTTGGAACTGCGGACTAA